The following coding sequences lie in one Psychrobacter arenosus genomic window:
- the nemA gene encoding alkene reductase encodes MANDILFQPLKMGTQTLKNRIMMAPLTRLRATEPDDVPTVLAAEYYSQRAGSGLLITEATQVSFGAKGYAGAPGLHTEDQIVAWKVITDAVHAKGGKIVVQLWHTGLVSHKSVQPEGRAPISASDTDVKVRTTLRDSEGNAIRVDVTPARAASVAEIEQVIADFAQATRNAREAGFDGVEIHGAHGYLLHEFWAEYINKRDDNYGGSKENRARFMLAVIDACVDAWDADHIGIRISPWGSFNGVEAGYNVEDNIWLIEQINKRDLMYLHLSEPDWAGGESYTDEFRQQIRAAFDNVIVAAGAYTAEKAVKNIEAGYIDAVAFGRDYIANPDLAERIQQDAPLNEQHPETFYGGGSEGYTDYPFLADTETSGS; translated from the coding sequence ATGGCTAACGATATCTTATTTCAGCCCCTAAAAATGGGCACACAAACTTTAAAAAACCGCATTATGATGGCGCCTTTGACACGTTTACGTGCGACTGAGCCGGACGATGTACCGACGGTATTAGCCGCTGAGTATTATTCACAGCGCGCCGGCAGTGGTTTATTAATTACTGAAGCCACCCAGGTGTCTTTTGGGGCTAAAGGCTATGCCGGAGCGCCTGGCTTGCATACTGAAGACCAAATTGTGGCGTGGAAAGTCATTACGGATGCCGTCCATGCAAAAGGTGGCAAAATCGTCGTGCAGTTATGGCATACGGGTTTGGTGTCGCATAAAAGTGTGCAGCCTGAAGGTCGTGCGCCTATTTCGGCTTCTGATACCGATGTCAAAGTGCGTACCACGCTCAGAGATAGCGAAGGCAATGCCATTCGTGTGGATGTGACGCCAGCGCGCGCCGCCAGTGTGGCAGAGATCGAGCAGGTAATTGCAGATTTTGCGCAGGCGACTCGCAATGCCCGTGAAGCTGGGTTTGATGGGGTAGAGATTCATGGGGCTCATGGGTATCTATTGCATGAATTTTGGGCGGAATACATAAATAAACGCGATGACAATTACGGCGGCAGCAAAGAAAACCGTGCACGCTTTATGCTGGCTGTCATCGATGCCTGTGTAGACGCTTGGGATGCCGACCATATCGGTATTCGTATCTCGCCATGGGGCAGTTTTAATGGGGTGGAAGCCGGTTATAACGTAGAAGATAACATTTGGCTGATCGAGCAGATTAATAAACGCGATCTCATGTATTTGCATCTCTCTGAGCCTGATTGGGCGGGTGGTGAGTCGTATACGGATGAATTCCGTCAGCAGATTCGTGCTGCTTTTGATAATGTTATCGTAGCTGCCGGTGCTTATACTGCTGAAAAAGCTGTGAAAAATATCGAAGCCGGTTATATTGATGCCGTCGCCTTTGGTCGTGATTATATCGCTAACCCAGATTTAGCAGAGCGTATTCAACAAGATGCGCCACTCAATGAGCAGCACCCAGAAACCTTCTATGGCGGCGGTAGCGAAGGCTATACGGATTATCCTTTTTTAGCGGATACTGAAACCTCAGGGTCTTAA
- a CDS encoding DMT family transporter, producing MTRRDLITFIMLSFMWSLSFIFYRIGVPEFGSLAFASLRVVLAGLTMLVFVLFSAKNRVGILENWKALTLVGLFSAAIPFILFSISARSVNAGVLAVLNASVPMMSGFIASIFFKDKLSKKQILGLIIGVVGVMILMSENLFGNAAAEASTGASSGLMPMGYALFACVGYALGANVTRNYLEHVSPIAITAGSLMIASVIMLPVAVYQFPYGATISAKAWVSMICIGVFSTAIALIFMNQLIKNIGPVRATSITLVIPIFAIFLGYLLLGEALDLPAIIGSVVILFGTYLSLDLSIKKMLHA from the coding sequence ATGACCAGACGCGACCTTATTACTTTTATTATGCTCTCCTTTATGTGGTCGCTGTCTTTTATATTTTATCGCATTGGTGTGCCAGAGTTTGGCTCGCTCGCCTTTGCTAGCTTGCGGGTCGTCTTAGCAGGGCTGACTATGCTCGTTTTTGTGCTATTTAGTGCCAAAAATAGAGTGGGTATCCTGGAGAATTGGAAAGCGTTAACCCTTGTGGGGCTGTTTTCTGCCGCTATTCCCTTTATCTTGTTTTCTATTTCCGCGCGTTCGGTCAATGCTGGGGTGTTGGCCGTATTAAATGCTTCAGTACCAATGATGAGTGGCTTTATCGCCAGTATCTTCTTTAAAGACAAGCTCTCTAAAAAGCAGATTTTGGGCCTGATCATCGGGGTAGTGGGCGTCATGATTCTGATGAGTGAAAACTTATTTGGCAATGCCGCTGCTGAAGCGAGTACCGGCGCTAGCTCAGGCTTGATGCCCATGGGCTATGCGCTATTTGCCTGTGTAGGGTATGCGTTAGGCGCCAATGTCACGCGTAATTATTTAGAACACGTGTCTCCGATTGCCATTACCGCGGGCTCACTAATGATTGCCAGTGTGATTATGCTACCGGTGGCGGTTTATCAATTTCCTTATGGCGCAACTATTAGTGCAAAAGCTTGGGTATCCATGATTTGTATCGGGGTATTCTCAACGGCTATTGCGCTGATTTTTATGAATCAATTAATCAAAAATATTGGCCCAGTTCGCGCGACCAGCATCACTTTAGTCATTCCCATTTTCGCTATCTTTCTAGGCTATTTGTTATTGGGTGAAGCCTTAGATTTACCCGCTATCATTGGTTCTGTAGTTATCCTATTTGGCACCTATTTATCTTTAGATTTATCGATTAAAAAGATGCTGCATGCTTAG
- the trpB gene encoding tryptophan synthase subunit beta produces the protein MPSDEGLYGEYGGKIGHPDLAKAMQEIEVGFREIIKEPDFIDEMQRLRETYVGRPSPIYHAQRLSEHCGGAQIYFKREDLNHTGAHKINHCLGEVLLAKKLGKTKVIAETGAGQHGVALATAAALMGIECEIHMGVVDIKKEHPNVSRMKILGAKIVPVSEGAGTLKEAVDSAFNTYLGELDSSMFAIGSALGPAPYPEMVSYFQSVVGHEARAQFLTTTGRLPNKVVACVGGGSNAIGMFSGFLEDEDVALVGVEPAGEGLDTPNHAATMSLGVKGEIHGFKCYVLLDEQGEPAPVHSIASGLDYPGVGPQHSLLKDLQRASYESATDKECLEAFMALSRMEGIIPALESAHAIAYAMKVAKEMSPDQSILVNLSGRGDKDIDFVLDKVDL, from the coding sequence ATGCCCAGTGATGAAGGCTTATACGGTGAGTATGGCGGCAAAATTGGTCACCCAGACCTTGCCAAAGCCATGCAAGAGATTGAAGTGGGCTTCCGTGAAATTATCAAAGAGCCCGACTTTATTGATGAGATGCAGCGACTGCGTGAGACTTATGTCGGCAGACCCAGCCCGATTTATCATGCGCAGCGCTTAAGTGAGCATTGCGGCGGGGCACAGATTTATTTTAAGCGTGAAGACCTCAACCACACCGGCGCGCATAAGATTAACCACTGTTTAGGCGAAGTCTTGCTGGCGAAAAAATTAGGCAAAACCAAAGTTATCGCTGAAACCGGCGCAGGTCAACACGGGGTAGCCTTAGCGACAGCCGCCGCACTAATGGGTATCGAGTGCGAGATTCACATGGGCGTCGTTGACATTAAAAAAGAACATCCCAATGTTAGCCGTATGAAAATCTTAGGCGCCAAAATTGTCCCCGTATCAGAGGGTGCCGGCACGCTAAAAGAAGCGGTAGACAGTGCTTTCAACACTTATTTGGGCGAGCTCGATAGCAGTATGTTTGCTATTGGTTCGGCGTTGGGGCCTGCCCCTTATCCCGAAATGGTCAGTTATTTTCAATCGGTAGTGGGTCATGAAGCCCGCGCGCAGTTCTTAACGACGACCGGCAGATTGCCTAATAAAGTCGTCGCCTGTGTCGGTGGCGGCTCCAATGCTATTGGCATGTTTAGCGGCTTTTTAGAAGATGAAGATGTCGCCTTAGTTGGGGTGGAGCCCGCAGGGGAAGGGCTAGATACGCCTAATCATGCTGCCACCATGAGTTTAGGCGTCAAAGGCGAAATCCATGGCTTTAAATGTTATGTCCTCCTTGATGAACAGGGCGAGCCGGCTCCGGTGCATTCGATCGCTTCAGGTTTAGATTATCCTGGCGTAGGGCCGCAGCACTCGTTATTAAAAGATTTGCAACGCGCCAGTTATGAGTCCGCTACCGATAAAGAGTGCTTAGAGGCGTTTATGGCGCTATCGCGGATGGAAGGCATTATCCCAGCCTTAGAGTCTGCCCATGCCATTGCTTATGCGATGAAAGTAGCGAAAGAGATGTCACCCGACCAGAGTATTTTGGTCAACCTATCCGGTCGCGGCGATAAGGATATTGACTTCGTTTTGGATAAAGTCGATTTATAG
- a CDS encoding VOC family protein: MQYLHAMIRTNKLDETLFFYCDLLGLKLLRKKDSEAGRFSLYFLATHEGAPEIEVTHNWDEEEYTNGNNFGHFAFRVDNIYELCETLMAADVQILRPPRDGYMAFVKDPNHISIELLQSGERLAPTEPWISMENVGSW, encoded by the coding sequence ATGCAATATTTACACGCAATGATCAGAACCAATAAATTAGACGAGACCTTGTTTTTCTATTGTGATTTGCTAGGTCTCAAGCTGCTGCGAAAAAAGGATTCGGAAGCAGGTCGATTCAGCTTATATTTTTTAGCGACGCATGAGGGAGCACCAGAGATTGAGGTGACCCATAATTGGGACGAGGAAGAGTATACCAATGGCAATAACTTTGGTCATTTTGCCTTTAGAGTTGATAATATCTATGAGCTGTGCGAAACCTTAATGGCTGCCGACGTGCAAATATTACGACCGCCCAGAGATGGCTACATGGCTTTTGTGAAAGACCCCAATCATATCTCCATCGAGCTGCTACAGAGCGGCGAACGTCTCGCTCCGACCGAGCCATGGATTTCAATGGAGAATGTAGGAAGCTGGTAA
- a CDS encoding BaiN/RdsA family NAD(P)/FAD-dependent oxidoreductase gives MAKLPPCPPEHHYDVIIIGAGAAGLYCAMTAGQRGRKVLVLDHANKAGKKILMSGGGRCNFTNYVVEPSHFISDNAHFCKSALSRYSNWEFIGLVAKHGIAYHEREHGQLFCDDSSKEIVAMLLAECDAAGAKVQLQTDITHIKTLQENTTATDGQPNYVLQTSKGKYSCTSLVVATGGLSIPTLGASGFGFELASAFGHEVYKTDASLVPFTFTDKTGDLIKALAGISLPVVAFNERIAFKLPLLFTHRGLSGPAMLQLSNYWYPGEYIHINLLPELDAAAALLAHKAAHPKQLIRTLFTEHFPKKLLAALQTHLWEDLKTTELANIKDERLVQLGTTLNDWQLKPSGTEGYRTAEVTRGGINTVDVSSKTMESKLQPNLYFVGEVLDVTGWLGGYNFQWAWASGFVCGEVV, from the coding sequence ATGGCTAAATTACCTCCTTGCCCACCTGAGCATCACTATGATGTCATCATTATTGGTGCCGGAGCTGCCGGTCTATATTGTGCTATGACCGCAGGGCAACGAGGTCGCAAAGTCTTGGTGCTCGACCATGCTAATAAAGCCGGGAAAAAAATCCTGATGTCGGGCGGGGGTCGCTGTAACTTTACCAATTACGTGGTAGAGCCGAGCCACTTTATCAGTGACAATGCGCATTTCTGTAAATCAGCGCTAAGCCGTTATAGCAATTGGGAATTTATCGGTTTGGTTGCCAAACATGGTATCGCCTATCACGAGCGCGAGCACGGCCAACTGTTCTGCGATGACTCCTCCAAAGAGATTGTCGCGATGCTACTGGCGGAATGTGACGCTGCAGGGGCCAAGGTACAGTTGCAGACGGACATCACTCATATCAAGACCTTACAGGAAAATACTACAGCTACTGATGGTCAGCCGAACTATGTCTTACAAACTTCTAAAGGCAAATATAGCTGTACCTCGCTAGTGGTGGCGACGGGTGGCTTGTCTATTCCTACTTTGGGTGCTTCAGGCTTTGGTTTTGAGCTTGCCAGCGCCTTCGGTCATGAAGTTTATAAAACCGACGCCAGCCTAGTGCCTTTTACTTTTACCGATAAAACGGGCGATTTAATTAAGGCACTCGCCGGTATTAGCCTGCCTGTGGTTGCGTTTAACGAGCGCATAGCTTTTAAGCTGCCTTTGCTATTTACCCACCGTGGGCTTTCGGGCCCTGCTATGCTGCAGCTGTCGAATTATTGGTATCCGGGAGAGTACATCCATATCAACCTACTACCAGAATTAGACGCCGCTGCGGCATTATTAGCCCATAAGGCCGCGCATCCTAAACAGCTAATCCGTACCTTATTTACCGAGCACTTCCCGAAAAAATTACTGGCAGCGCTGCAAACGCACCTGTGGGAAGATTTAAAAACCACCGAATTGGCCAATATTAAAGACGAGCGCTTAGTACAACTGGGCACCACTTTGAATGACTGGCAACTTAAACCGTCGGGTACCGAAGGCTATCGCACGGCTGAGGTAACAAGAGGCGGGATTAATACGGTAGACGTTTCATCAAAGACTATGGAGAGCAAACTCCAGCCTAACCTCTACTTTGTGGGGGAAGTATTGGATGTGACCGGCTGGCTCGGCGGCTATAACTTCCAATGGGCTTGGGCGAGTGGCTTTGTCTGTGGTGAGGTCGTTTAG
- a CDS encoding lipoate--protein ligase → MKLRILKSAVTNPWFNLATEDWIFQALDPQSHTLFLWRNSETVVIGRSQNPWVECKTDKMAEDDVFLARRQSGGGAVFHDLGNTNFTFLSPKADYDQDANFTIIINALKKLGVDATLSGRNDMQVGDKKISGSAFKHSVDRSFHHGTLLVNADMQKLGDYLNPHPLKLQAKGIKSVRSRVANLVEFNEAINHETLSQAMIEAFCEYYGQDVANTPVEELDEATLAQEPHLNKYYQQMADWEWRFGKTPEFSHHLETRFDWGLIDLHLDVKQAVITEVVIFSDALNVELIEVLKEALTGVKYNQEAINAKLAALSEAQPEMAAQIADFSAWLAGEIKG, encoded by the coding sequence ATGAAACTAAGAATCTTAAAATCAGCCGTCACCAACCCATGGTTTAACCTCGCCACCGAAGACTGGATATTCCAAGCACTCGACCCGCAATCGCACACGTTATTCTTATGGCGCAACTCAGAGACTGTGGTCATTGGCCGCTCACAAAACCCTTGGGTAGAGTGTAAAACCGATAAGATGGCAGAGGACGACGTCTTTTTAGCGCGCCGTCAAAGTGGTGGTGGCGCAGTATTTCATGACTTAGGCAATACTAACTTTACTTTCCTATCTCCTAAAGCCGATTACGACCAGGACGCCAACTTCACTATTATCATTAATGCCCTCAAAAAACTGGGCGTAGACGCTACCCTCTCCGGCCGCAATGACATGCAAGTTGGCGATAAAAAGATATCCGGTAGCGCGTTTAAACACAGCGTCGATCGCAGCTTTCACCATGGCACCTTACTGGTCAATGCCGATATGCAAAAATTGGGCGATTATCTAAACCCGCATCCTCTCAAGCTACAAGCCAAAGGCATTAAGTCGGTACGCTCACGTGTAGCCAATTTGGTTGAATTTAACGAGGCTATTAATCATGAAACTCTATCGCAGGCGATGATTGAAGCTTTCTGTGAGTATTATGGACAGGATGTGGCAAACACTCCGGTTGAAGAGTTAGACGAAGCGACCCTAGCACAAGAGCCGCATTTGAATAAGTACTATCAACAGATGGCCGACTGGGAATGGCGCTTTGGTAAAACCCCAGAATTCTCCCATCATTTAGAGACCCGCTTTGATTGGGGTTTGATTGATTTACATTTGGATGTAAAACAGGCGGTGATTACCGAGGTGGTTATCTTCTCTGACGCGTTAAACGTGGAGTTGATTGAGGTGTTAAAAGAAGCGCTAACTGGAGTTAAATATAATCAAGAAGCTATCAATGCTAAGTTGGCTGCTTTAAGTGAGGCGCAACCTGAAATGGCCGCGCAAATTGCTGATTTTTCGGCTTGGTTAGCGGGTGAGATTAAGGGTTAG
- a CDS encoding superantigen-like protein SSL4 produces the protein MRKPTVPLMMATGLLLGLSACQPDPAEPETADSNQPAVEPAPTQPTEPVATPESTDSTLPDTDPNSADVDVKTDVNADATTDSKPQATAPQSPSAVAATTKNQQLCASVSKTMAAVNGNSKMAEITAIQDLLRECLPAADNATVLQWLAAYQTMYERFLALPNTDTSNQENFYTVMDKAAAGKPVPAALLKTMSPRAQYLIGLVEQKADVSVQYLGEGDFRFHHDLTAMAKLFTPYLRKDQAAFTQRMARDNQGIFWNDAAIAVPFNELINRALFWESYSQRYPDGYATRDAKRLFNIYRYVLFFGSENTQWTDDAIREFDNAAQAQAMQQLAKRSNSVLAKDAQKFLEFMTLADSERELKYPHSANETADNMQREGQLAKQQLRDALQILSPWTAEDNRNCLEGVVCTTYKGE, from the coding sequence ATGCGTAAACCAACGGTACCACTCATGATGGCCACGGGCCTACTTTTGGGTTTGAGCGCCTGCCAGCCCGATCCGGCTGAGCCAGAAACTGCGGATAGCAATCAGCCTGCTGTAGAGCCCGCCCCTACTCAACCTACTGAACCAGTGGCTACTCCAGAGTCTACAGACTCAACGTTACCGGATACTGATCCTAATAGTGCTGATGTCGATGTTAAAACTGATGTTAATGCTGACGCCACTACCGACTCGAAGCCTCAGGCGACTGCCCCTCAATCCCCCTCTGCAGTGGCTGCTACAACTAAAAATCAACAGCTCTGCGCTAGTGTCAGCAAAACTATGGCGGCCGTAAATGGTAACAGCAAGATGGCAGAAATTACCGCCATTCAAGATTTACTGCGCGAGTGCTTACCCGCAGCAGATAATGCCACCGTCTTACAATGGCTAGCGGCGTATCAAACCATGTATGAGCGTTTTTTAGCCCTGCCCAATACGGACACTAGCAATCAAGAGAATTTTTATACCGTCATGGATAAAGCCGCAGCCGGCAAACCGGTACCAGCCGCTTTACTCAAAACCATGAGCCCAAGGGCGCAGTATCTAATCGGTTTGGTTGAACAGAAGGCAGACGTCAGTGTGCAATATTTAGGGGAAGGCGACTTTCGCTTTCATCACGATTTAACAGCGATGGCGAAACTGTTTACCCCCTACTTGCGTAAAGACCAAGCTGCATTCACTCAGCGGATGGCGCGAGACAATCAAGGTATCTTTTGGAATGACGCGGCGATTGCGGTGCCCTTTAACGAGTTAATAAATCGCGCTTTATTTTGGGAGAGTTATAGCCAGCGTTATCCTGATGGTTACGCTACCCGCGATGCCAAAAGACTCTTCAATATTTATCGTTACGTGCTGTTCTTTGGCTCTGAAAACACCCAATGGACCGATGATGCAATTCGCGAGTTTGATAATGCAGCACAGGCACAAGCCATGCAGCAATTGGCCAAGCGCTCTAATAGTGTGTTGGCAAAAGATGCGCAGAAGTTCTTAGAGTTTATGACCTTAGCAGACAGTGAGCGTGAGCTAAAGTACCCACACTCAGCCAACGAGACCGCTGATAATATGCAGCGAGAAGGACAGCTGGCTAAGCAACAACTGAGAGACGCCCTGCAAATCCTCTCCCCTTGGACAGCGGAGGATAATCGCAATTGTCTAGAAGGGGTGGTCTGTACCACTTATAAAGGGGAATAA
- the acs gene encoding acetate--CoA ligase, translated as MTMKSYPNSAEFAAKANTNPEKYAKDYQRSIQSHDSNEAFWAERAELIDWMKKPTIIKNVNYDLDDFNIKWFEDGELNISVNCIDRHLKDNPFKPAIIWEGDHPSQHKIISFKELHSEVCRLGNAMRKMGVGKGDRVTLYMPMIPEAAVAMLACARIGAVHSVVFGGFSAESLGSRIVDSQAKLVITADEGMRGGKHTPLKTSVDRALDMDGTECVQKVIVVHRTGNSIPMSGRRDVWYHTVIDNATEDCAPEPMNAEDPLFLLYTSGSTGKPKGVVHTTGGYITYALSTFRDVFDVKDDDVFWCTADVGWITGHSYTTYGPLANGTTTVMFEGVPQYPSWARIGHIIDKHDVSILYTAPTAIRAMMKEGDAYVRESNRSSLRLLGSVGEPINPEAWDWYYNVVGEARCPIVDTWWQTETGGILMAPLPNAVDMKPGAAMTPLYGIQPAIVDADGEVLDGATEGNLVIQDSWPGQMRTIYNDHTRFLETYFTTYPGNYFTGDGAMRDEDGHYWITGRVDDVLNVSGHRLGTAEIESALVAHPTTAEAAIVGMPHDIKGQGVCAYVILKAGEEASDSLKGELNRHVRAEVGPIANLDAVYLVNALPKTRSGKIMRRILRKLAAGEYEGLGDTSTLADADILDELIETVKTEKQASCQQG; from the coding sequence ATGACAATGAAGTCTTATCCCAACAGCGCTGAATTCGCTGCCAAAGCCAATACCAATCCAGAAAAATACGCCAAAGATTATCAAAGATCTATCCAATCTCATGACAGCAACGAAGCGTTTTGGGCTGAACGCGCTGAACTGATTGATTGGATGAAAAAACCTACCATAATCAAAAACGTCAATTACGACCTCGATGACTTTAATATCAAATGGTTTGAAGACGGTGAGCTAAATATTTCGGTTAACTGTATCGACCGCCATCTAAAAGACAACCCGTTTAAGCCTGCTATCATTTGGGAAGGCGATCACCCCTCACAGCATAAAATCATCTCTTTTAAAGAACTGCATTCTGAAGTCTGCCGTCTCGGTAACGCTATGCGTAAAATGGGCGTGGGCAAAGGCGACCGTGTCACTCTATATATGCCGATGATTCCAGAAGCCGCTGTAGCTATGCTGGCGTGTGCCCGTATTGGTGCGGTTCACTCGGTTGTGTTTGGTGGTTTCTCAGCGGAGAGTCTAGGCAGTCGCATTGTGGACAGCCAAGCAAAGCTAGTCATTACCGCCGATGAAGGCATGCGCGGCGGCAAACATACCCCGTTAAAAACCAGCGTAGATCGTGCCCTAGATATGGATGGTACAGAATGTGTGCAAAAAGTTATCGTGGTCCATCGTACGGGTAACTCGATCCCGATGAGTGGCCGCCGCGACGTTTGGTATCACACCGTCATTGATAATGCGACGGAAGACTGTGCTCCTGAGCCGATGAATGCTGAAGATCCGCTATTCTTACTTTATACCTCAGGCTCTACCGGCAAGCCCAAAGGCGTGGTCCATACCACCGGTGGCTACATTACTTATGCGTTGTCTACCTTCCGCGATGTCTTTGATGTTAAAGACGATGATGTGTTCTGGTGTACGGCCGATGTGGGCTGGATTACCGGCCACAGTTATACGACGTATGGTCCGCTAGCCAATGGTACCACCACGGTCATGTTTGAAGGCGTGCCGCAGTATCCTTCTTGGGCGCGTATCGGTCATATCATTGATAAGCATGATGTTAGTATTCTGTATACCGCGCCAACGGCTATCCGCGCGATGATGAAAGAAGGCGATGCTTACGTGCGCGAATCCAACCGCTCTAGCCTGCGTCTCTTGGGCTCGGTCGGTGAGCCTATCAACCCAGAAGCTTGGGACTGGTACTATAATGTGGTCGGTGAAGCGCGTTGCCCTATCGTCGATACTTGGTGGCAGACGGAAACTGGCGGTATCTTAATGGCACCGCTACCGAATGCGGTCGATATGAAACCAGGTGCAGCCATGACTCCGCTATATGGCATTCAGCCTGCAATCGTAGATGCAGATGGTGAAGTACTAGATGGCGCGACCGAAGGCAACTTGGTCATCCAAGACAGCTGGCCAGGACAAATGCGGACTATTTATAATGACCATACGCGTTTCTTAGAGACTTATTTCACGACCTATCCGGGCAACTATTTCACCGGGGATGGGGCAATGCGTGATGAAGATGGCCACTACTGGATTACCGGTCGTGTCGATGACGTGCTCAACGTATCGGGTCACCGTTTAGGCACGGCTGAAATTGAAAGTGCTCTAGTCGCGCATCCTACCACTGCTGAAGCCGCTATCGTAGGCATGCCACACGATATCAAAGGTCAAGGCGTCTGTGCTTATGTCATTCTAAAAGCGGGTGAAGAGGCCTCTGACTCATTAAAAGGCGAGCTAAATCGTCACGTGCGCGCCGAAGTCGGTCCTATTGCCAACCTTGATGCGGTTTACTTGGTCAATGCATTACCGAAAACGCGCTCGGGTAAAATCATGCGCCGTATCTTACGTAAGCTTGCTGCCGGTGAGTATGAAGGTCTAGGCGATACTTCTACACTAGCTGATGCTGATATCTTGGATGAATTGATCGAGACGGTCAAAACAGAAAAGCAGGCGAGCTGCCAGCAGGGTTAA
- a CDS encoding GMC oxidoreductase — protein sequence MQRRKLIKAMGLGAIGATSIVSGCQTFPKTLPQASLSEPTQAGHFSNIIVGSGYGGAVSALRLAEQGHPVLILEMGMRWDRSSKHNTFCKMISADERSSWFSNWPNAPIPIPKPIKKYPGVLDLIEYDEIKVFAGRAYGGGSIVNGAIAIQPRRSHFEATFPWLDADEMYDTFFPKAMKALKVSQIPTEFFNQTKYYEFTRAAERQAEKAGLKTEFFGNSYDFDYMQREAKGEVYASALGGEVIYGNNAGKFSLDLTYLKDAEATGKVSVKTLRKVAAIQQLPDDKLRLEVHVLNLQGGIAKVEHYTCDKLFLNAGSTGTSELLLKSQAEGYLPHLNEHIGQHWGPNGNIMTGRNFVAAAGAIQSTIPVKAINMWDPQEGATEPAEFKIFAEIAPLPLGLETWTTLFLAITDNPERGNYYYDKDSKSVKLNWKRSQNEYSVRAAKALLEKLAAANGGRISSLLFNNGIGDNFCYHPLGGCVLGKATDEFGRVKGHKNIYVQDGSLIPGSAGVNPYVFITGLAERNMATILREDFKG from the coding sequence ATGCAACGTCGTAAATTAATCAAAGCTATGGGCTTAGGGGCGATTGGCGCTACTAGTATCGTGAGCGGTTGTCAGACTTTTCCAAAAACCCTACCGCAAGCCTCTCTTAGCGAGCCTACCCAAGCCGGTCACTTTAGTAACATTATCGTGGGTAGTGGTTATGGCGGGGCGGTATCGGCATTACGCTTAGCGGAGCAAGGTCATCCTGTCCTTATATTGGAGATGGGCATGCGCTGGGATCGCTCGTCTAAGCACAATACCTTTTGTAAAATGATTAGCGCCGATGAGCGTTCTAGCTGGTTTTCCAATTGGCCGAACGCCCCTATTCCTATCCCTAAACCTATCAAAAAATACCCTGGGGTCCTCGACTTAATCGAATATGACGAAATAAAAGTGTTTGCTGGCCGGGCTTATGGTGGCGGCTCTATCGTCAATGGCGCGATTGCCATCCAACCCCGACGCTCGCATTTCGAGGCGACCTTCCCGTGGTTAGATGCCGATGAGATGTATGACACTTTCTTTCCGAAGGCAATGAAAGCCTTAAAGGTCAGTCAAATTCCTACCGAATTCTTTAATCAGACGAAATATTACGAATTTACCCGTGCCGCCGAACGCCAAGCTGAAAAGGCAGGACTAAAAACCGAGTTTTTCGGCAACAGTTATGACTTTGACTATATGCAGCGCGAGGCAAAAGGTGAGGTGTATGCCTCGGCATTGGGCGGTGAGGTTATCTATGGCAATAATGCAGGTAAGTTTTCACTCGACCTAACTTACCTTAAGGATGCGGAAGCTACGGGTAAGGTGAGCGTTAAAACCCTGCGTAAAGTAGCAGCTATCCAACAGCTACCCGATGATAAGCTGCGCCTCGAAGTCCACGTATTAAACCTCCAAGGCGGTATTGCTAAAGTTGAGCACTATACTTGCGATAAGCTCTTTCTCAATGCCGGCAGTACGGGCACCTCCGAGCTGTTGCTAAAGAGCCAAGCGGAAGGGTATCTGCCCCATCTCAACGAACATATTGGCCAACATTGGGGACCCAATGGCAATATCATGACTGGGCGTAATTTTGTGGCTGCCGCTGGTGCCATCCAATCGACCATCCCCGTGAAAGCTATCAATATGTGGGATCCGCAGGAGGGCGCAACGGAGCCGGCAGAGTTTAAGATATTTGCTGAGATTGCGCCTTTGCCGCTAGGATTAGAGACTTGGACCACGCTATTTTTAGCGATTACCGATAACCCTGAGCGCGGCAATTACTATTATGATAAAGACTCTAAGTCGGTCAAACTCAATTGGAAACGCTCACAAAATGAGTATTCTGTACGCGCTGCCAAAGCCTTGTTGGAGAAGCTCGCCGCTGCTAATGGCGGTAGAATTTCTAGCTTATTATTTAATAACGGGATTGGTGACAACTTTTGCTATCACCCGCTTGGCGGCTGTGTGCTAGGCAAAGCGACGGATGAGTTTGGCCGCGTCAAAGGGCATAAGAATATCTATGTGCAGGATGGTTCGCTTATCCCTGGCAGTGCTGGGGTGAACCCGTATGTGTTTATCACGGGGCTGGCTGAGCGTAATATGGCGACTATTTTGCGGGAGGATTTTAAGGGTTAG